The following proteins come from a genomic window of Coffea arabica cultivar ET-39 chromosome 11c, Coffea Arabica ET-39 HiFi, whole genome shotgun sequence:
- the LOC113715751 gene encoding probable inactive receptor kinase At1g48480 yields MVHYHHLLPIFLAIFFPFISTIFSDLAADRAALLRLRSSTRGRTLRWNATSPSPCRWEGVTCNTAINRVVSLRLPGGGLVGRIPENTIGSLTELRNLSLRRNALSGPIPSDLGSCTELQYLYLQENRFSGDIPDGLFGLTNLSRINLARNNFSGDISANFNSLTNLRALNLENNRFSGSLPELNSLSNLRDVNVSFNNLSGPIPSRLKGFSSGSFLGTLLCDGPLPSCPNHGGSKLSGGAIAGIVVGSVFGLFLALLIIFILWRKCRNREVSGQNERSPIPPSPVKPPEYDFTSPRPYIPREDHGSSNGFSGRIVVNEIPGRATRNVENGDGGLVFVGDSAQMFSLDELLRASAEVLGKGIVGTTYKAYVETGDEVVVKRVKNVCVSEKEYTDRIEVLGAMEHENLVPVRGYFYGKEEKLIIFESMPMGSLHSILHENRGSDRAALTWVIRCRIAFGTASGIEYLHSLGSSSSHGNIKSSNIFLKQYYDACVSEYCITRLVSPIPTSDLIGYKAPEVVDSRKVSQKADVYSFGVLLLELLTGKQPRNALQEEGIDLPRWVKSVVKERWSIEVFDPELLRHQNFEEQMVQLLNLAISCTSQHPDRRPSMHEITMQIKNISGLPVSD; encoded by the exons ATGGTGCATTACCATCATCTTCTTCCAATCTTTctagcaattttctttccttttatttcaaCAATTTTCTCCGACTTAGCCGCCGATAGAGCCGCCCTTCTCCGCCTTAGGTCCTCCACCCGTGGGCGGACACTAAGGTGGAACGCCACTAGTCCTAGTCCATGCAGATGGGAAGGTGTTACATGCAACACCGCTATCAACCGTGTCGTCTCCCTTCGCCTCCCCGGGGGTGGTCTTGTCGGTCGGATACCGGAGAATACTATTGGAAGCTTGACTGAGCTACGGAACCTCAGTCTCCGCCGTAACGCCCTGTCAGGGCCAATCCCTTCTGACTTGGGCTCATGTACAGAGTTGCAGTATCTTTATTTGCAGGAAAACCGATTTTCAGGTGATATTCCAGATGGCTTATTCGGATTGACCAATCTTTCACGTATAAATCTTGCTAGGAACAACTTTTCTGGCGATATTTCGGCGAATTTCAACAGTTTGACCAATTTAAGGGCTTTGAACTTGGAAAATAACCGATTCAGTGGCTCACTTCCTGAGTTAAATAGCTTATCTAATCTAAGGGATGTTAATGTTTCATTCAATAACTTAAGTGGTCCAATTCCTTCTCGTTTAAAGGGATTTTCTTCCGGATCTTTTTTGGGGACTTTGCTGTGTGATGGACCTTTGCCGTCATGTCCTAATCATGGAGGAAGCAAACTGTCTGGTGGTGCCATAGCTGGGATAGTTGTTGGATCAGTTTTCGGGTTGTTTTTGGCTCTGTTAATTATCTTTATTTTATGGAGAAAATGCAGAAACAGAGAAGTCTCCGGGCAGAATGAGCGGTCACCAATACCACCTTCACCAGTGAAGCCACCAGAATATGATTTTACAAGTCCTAGGCCTTATATACCCAGAGAAGATCACGGGTCGAGTAACGGGTTCTCGGGTCGGATCGTGGTGAATGAGATTCCGGGAAGGGCAACTCGGAATGTTGAGAATGGTGACGGTGGATTGGTCTTTGTTGGGGATAGTGCTCAAATGTTCAGCTTGGATGAATTGTTGAGAGCTTCAGCTGAGGTTTTGGGAAAGGGGATTGTTGGGACTACTTACAAGGCATATGTGGAGACGGGTGATGAAGTGGTTGTGAAAAGGGTGAAAAATGTTTGTGTTTCAGAAAAGGAGTATACAGATAGAATTGAAGTATTAGGGGCTATGGAACATGAGAATTTGGTGCCTGTTAGAGGATACTTTTATGGCAAAGAGGAGAAGCTTATTATATTTGAGTCCATGCCAATGGGAAGCTTGCATTCTATTTTACATG AAAATAGAGGGTCAGACAGAGCAGCCTTGACTTGGGTGATTAGGTGTAGAATTGCATTTGGCACTGCCAGTGGTATAGAGTATCTTCATTCCCTCGGATCGAGCAGTAGCCATGGAAACATCAAGTCATCCAACATCTTCCTCAAGCAGTACTACGATGCCTGCGTTTCTGAGTATTGCATAACAAGATTGGTTTCCCCCATTCCTACTTCAGACCTGATTGGTTACAAAGCACCTGAGGTGGTTGATTCCCGCAAGGTCTCCCAGAAGGCTGATGTCTATAGTTTTGGTGTCTTACTTTTGGAATTATTAACTGGTAAACAACCTAGAAACGCCCTTCAGGAAGAAGGAATCGACCTCCCCAGATGGGTGAAATCAGTAGTTAAGGAAAGGTGGTCTATTGAAGTCTTTGATCCTGAGCTCCTCAGGCATCAGAACTTTGAAGAGCAAATGGTTCAGCTGTTAAATCTTGCGATTTCTTGCACTTCTCAGCACCCTGATAGGCGACCATCCATGCATGAAATTACTATGCAGATCAAAAATATTTCTGGACTTCCAGTTTCAGACTGA
- the LOC113716177 gene encoding probable inactive receptor kinase At5g16590, whose protein sequence is MGYETTMGPMFGYIRVVLLDKSWPKSLIASGVGKVDFGTTYKTKLELKGIKKTVAVKRLKFDKLPELKFRDKIEELGKMARENLLSVRAYSCADNERLLIYDYVFMGSLASFLHDTLSDYVRDAFLYAFCYASQELELQLRLPLIGKKDVPLLMGLLMHLPTFMREDLICKANLIECYRASEVISFGLHEVSQKSDVRSFGVLLLELLAGKDPLGVLPQGLDLPNWVRSMFLEKPIKDVFDALLQEYDCFGEQMVQLLQLADCCTFEDPSKRASMPAVANQIKHVSRFE, encoded by the exons ATGGGTTATGAGACAACCATGGGCCCAATGTTTGGATACATTAGAGTGGTTCTATTGGACAAGAGTTGGCCCAAAAGTTTGATAGCTTCAG GTGTTGGGAAGGTGGATTTTGGGACAACTTACAAGACCAAATTGGAGCTGAAGGGTATAAAGAAAACTGTGGCTGTGAAGAGGTTGAAGTTTGATAAATTACCTGAATTGAAATTTAGAGACAAGATTGAAGAGTTAGGAAAGATGGCTCGTGAAAATCTGCTTTCTGTCAGGGCTTATTCCTGTGCAGACAATGAAAGACTTCTTATCTATGATTATGTGTTTATGGGAAGCTTGGCTTCTTTCCTGCATG ATACACTATCTGATTATGTAAGGGATGCATTTTTATATGCTTTCTGTTATGCTTCTCAGGAACTGGAGTTGCAGCTAAGACTCCCCTTAATTGGGAAGAAAGATGTACCATTGCTTATGGGGTTGCTCATGCATTTGCCTACATTCATGCGCGAGGATCTAAT CTGCAAAGCAAATCTGATAGAATGTTACCGTGCATCAGAGGTGATTAGCTTTGGCCTCCATGAAGTTTCTCAAAAGTCTGATGTGCGCAGCTTTGGAGTCCTACTGTTGGAGTTGCTCGCAGGCAAGGATCCTTTAGGTGTCCTTCCTCAAGGTTTAGACTTACCTAATTGGGTAAGGTCAATGTTTCTGGAAAAACCCATTAAGGATGTGTTTGATGCTTTGTTACAAGAATATGATTGCTTTGGGGAACAAATGGTTCAACTGTTACAACTTGCAGATTGCTGCACTTTCGAAGATCCTAGTAAAAGGGCTTCAATGCCTGCGGTTGCTAATCAAATTAAACACGTCTCTAGATTTGAATAA
- the LOC113715752 gene encoding probable inactive receptor kinase At1g48480, giving the protein MALSADISGVKLVFLGNVVGEYELEDLLHSDFSMLGKGTLGMSYKARLELEDEYTLAVKRVNVGRLSEMEFKEKIEELGKMDHENLLPIRAYCCIQEKRILVYDYIHMGSLAYLLHGNGDANKTPLNWDMRCRIAYGIARGIAYIHTQGSNICHGNLRSSNVFFNSPFDVRVSEFGLAQLVPVESKLILNEGYRAPEVTSNHEVSQKSDVYSFGVLLLELLTGKAPLRAVRELEGIDLVKWVRLMFQEKPILDVFDDDLVLNYGSDEEQMVQLLQLAVCCTFQNPSKRPSMAAAANRIEEICRIK; this is encoded by the exons ATGGCATTGAGTGCTGATATTTCTGGTGTCAAGTTGGTGTTTTTGGGAAATGTTGTTGGAGAGTATGAACTTGAAGACTTGTTGCATTCTGATTTTAGTATGTTGGGCAAGGGAACTTTAGGGATGTCTTACAAAGCAAGATTGGAGTTGGAGGACGAATATACTCTGGCTGTGAAGAGAGTGAACGTTGGTAGATTGTCTGAAATGGAATTTAAAGAGAAGATTGAAGAATTAGGCAAAATGGATCATGAAAATTTGCTACCTATCAGGGCATATTGTTGCATTCAAGAGAAAAGAATACTTGTCTATGATTATATTCATATGGGAAGCTTAGCTTATCTCTTGCATG GAAATGGAGACGCAAATAAGACTCCCCTGAATTGGGACATGAGGTGCAGGATTGCTTATGGAATCGCTCGCGGTATTGCCTACATCCATACACAAGGATCTAACATTTGCCATGGAAACTTAAGGTCATCCAATGTGTTCTTTAACAGCCCTTTCGATGTCCGAGTTTCTGAGTTTGGCTTAGCTCAACTTGTTCCCGTAGAATCCAAACTGATCCTAAATGAAGGGTATAGAGCACCAGAGGTGACTAGCAACCATGAAGTTTCTCAGAAGTCTGATGTCTATAGTTTTGGAGTCCTGCTCCTGGAATTGCTCACTGGCAAGGCCCCCCTGCGTGCTGTTCGCGAACTAGAAGGGATAGACCTAGTTAAGTGGGTAAGGCTGATGTTTCAGGAAAAACCCATTCTTGATGTTTTTGATGATGATCTGGTGCTAAACTACGGGAGCGATGAGGAACAAATGGTTCAGTTGTTACAACTTGCGGTTTGCTGTACTTTCCAGAATCCTAGTAAAAGGCCTTCAATGGCTGCCGCGGCTAATCGAATTGAAGAAATCTGCAGAATTAAGTAA
- the LOC113715496 gene encoding probable inactive receptor kinase At1g48480 yields MLDASVSNHFLNLTAFCLFGYFLLCLIRYRYNESLKIRKRDFDKILQQPEMVYQNQNPSAGSKLVFFGNGDGGHSVKELMHSASKVLWKGTFGTSFKTELKGGNAVMVKRLKGSCSSETEFRERVLEIGILLHENLLPLRAYCCYQNENFLVYDCMRMGSLAKHLHGKTSPKDSPLTWQVRCKIAFGVARAIHYLHTTGSNICHGNIRSSNVLLTDTLDARLSEFGIVRLLSPEHKPDLINGYRAPEVRNAHEVSQKSDVYSFGVLLLELLTGIKPVGTISPTTGVYLAEWVRTMIREKPILEVFDNELLLEYQADFEGQMVKLLELAICCTFEYPDRRPLMSAVLKRMRETCRLSSED; encoded by the exons ATGTTGGATGCATCAGTCTCTAACCATTTTCTGAACCTAACTGCCTTTTGTCTTTTTGGATATTTTTTACTATGTTTGATTAGATATCGATATAATGAGTCTCTGAAGATCAGGAAAAGAGATTTTGATAAAATATTGCAGCAGCCAGAAATGGTTTATCAGAATCAGAACCCAAGTGCTGGGAGTAAGCTGGTTTTCTTTGGGAATGGAGATGGTGGCCATTCAGTAAAAGAGCTGATGCATTCAGCGTCCAAGGTCTTATGGAAGGGAACTTTTGGAACCAGTTTCAAGACAGAATTGAAGGGTGGAAATGCTGTGATGGTCAAAAGGTTAAAGGGTAGTTGTTCTTCTGAGACAGAATTCAGGGAGAGAGTTCTAGAGATTGGAATTTTGCTTCATGAAAATCTGCTTCCACTCAGAGCATATTGCTGTTATcagaatgaaaattttcttgtgTATGACTGTATGCGTATGGGAAGCCTGGCAAAGCATTTGCACG GAAAAACATCTCCAAAGGACAGTCCACTTACCTGGCAAGTCAGATGTAAGATAGCTTTTGGAGTTGCCCGGGCTATTCATTATCTCCACACAACTGGTTCAAACATTTGTCATGGAAACATAAGATCATCAAATGTCCTCTTGACTGATACTCTTGATGCCCGCTTGTCAGAGTTTGGCATCGTTAGACTTCTTTCACCAGAACATAAACCCGACCTCATTAATGGCTATCGTGCACCAGAAGTGAGAAATGCTCATGAAGTTTCTCAAAAATCTGATGTCTACAGCTTTGGAGTCCTGCTGTTGGAGCTACTAACTGGAATAAAGCCAGTCGGCACCATTTCTCCGACTACCGGTGTTTACCTGGCTGAATGGGTAAGAACAATGATCAGGGAGAAACCAATTCTTGAAGTTTTCGATAATGAACTATTACTCGAGTATCAGGCTGACTTTGAAGGGCAAATGGTTAAACTATTAGAACTTGCAATTTGTTGTACTTTTGAGTATCCAGACAGAAGACCTTTAATGAGCGCTGTATTAAAGCGGATGAGGGAGACTTGTAGGTTAAGCTCTGAAGATTAA
- the LOC113717354 gene encoding plant UBX domain-containing protein 2-like, producing the protein MGDMKDKVKGFMKKVNNPFTSSSSGKFKGQGRTLGSSAPSSSAPTSSIPSRIIPPPVIDSPQSKISSSSSNSRPNVNGSSNLSDKKIENKKSEIKTHTNENGKVRNGFDPFDSLITSTKRNPNGYELNVVECPVCGKGYGSEEEVAGHIENCLKASEVKSECLGKEFDDGDGREEAKGELEVCVGAYVSGKPSEGSMDVILKLLKNVVREPENGKFRKIRMGNPKIKEAIGDVVGAVELLECVGFKLNEDGEEMWAVMDVPSKEQLGLIQGAISLLEPQKVEESPSTAPAKVDEPDEPKEIDRQIRVFFSVPESTAAKIELPDSFYNLSREELKREADMRKKKIGESQLLIPRSYMEKQAKAARKRFTKTVIRVQFPDGVVLQGIFLPSEPTTALYEFVSSALKEQSLEFELLDPVLVKRRVIPRFPAAGQRAITLEDEELVPSALIKFRPIETDSVVFTGLRNELLEISEPLVPGSAVAS; encoded by the exons ATGGGTGATATGAAGGATAAAGTCAAGGGGTTCATGAAGAAAGTCAACAATCCATTTACTTCTTCCTCTTCAGGTAAGTTCAAGGGCCAGGGTAGAACCTTGGGCTCTTCTGCACCATCATCTTCCGCACCCACAAGTTCCATTCCTTCAAGAATTATTCCACCACCAGTTATTGATTCCCCTCAAAGCAAGATTTCATCAAGTTCATCAAATTCTAGACCTAACGTGAATGGTAGTAGCAATCTCTCTGATAAGAAAATTGAGAACAAAAAGAGTGAAATAAAGACTCATACGAATGAGAATGGGAAGGTGAGAAATGGGTTTGATCCATTTGATTCATTGATTACGTCTAcgaagagaaatccaaatggTTATGAGTTAAATGTGGTTGAATGTCCTGTTTGTGGTAAAGGGTATGGTTCTGAAGAGGAGGTGGCTGGCCATATTGAAAATTGTTTGAAAGCTTCCGAGGTGAAAAGTGAATGTTTGGGGAAGGAATTTGATGATGGTGATGGCAGGGAGGAGGCAAAAGGTGAGTTGGAGGTTTGTGTTGGTGCATATGTTTCTGGGAAGCCGTCTGAGGGATCAATGGATGTGATACTTAAGcttttgaagaatgtagttaGGGAGCcagaaaatggaaagtttagGAAGATTAGGATGGGGAATCCTAAGATAAAAGAGGCGATAGGTGATGTTGTGGGAGCTGTGGAATTGTTGGAATGTGTGGGGTTTAAGTTGAATGAAGATGGTGAGGAAATGTGGGCTGTGATGGATGTTCCATCTAAGGAGCAGCTTGGTTTAATCCAGGGTGCAATTTCTTTGCTGGAGCCGCAAAAAGTTGAAGAATCACCGTCTACAGCTCCAGCTAAGGTGGATGAGCCAGACGAGCCAAAGGAGATTGACAGACAG ATTCGGGTTTTCTTTTCCGTTCCAGAAAGCACAGCAGCAAAAATTGAACTGCCTGATTCTTTCTATAACCTTTCTCGGGAAGAACTGAAGAGAGAGGCGGATATGAGAAAAAAGAAGATTGGAGAATCCCAGCTGTTAATTCCTAGATCATATATGGAAAAGCAGGCAAAAGCTGCCAGAAAGAGATTCACGAAAACTGTTATCAGAGTGCAGTTTCCTGATGGAGTGGTGCTTCAAGGCATCTTTTTACCTTCAGAGCCAACTACTGCTCTATATGAG TTTGTCAGCTCAGCACTCAAGGAACAAAGCTTGGAGTTTGAACTATTAGATCCAGTGCTTGTAAAACGGCGGGTGATCCCACGTTTTCCTGCAGCAGGACAGAGAGCAATAACACTTGAAGATGAGGAACTGGTTCCTTCAGCTCTAATCAAATTTAGACCTATTGAAACAGATTCAGTTGTTTTCACTGGTCTGCGCAACGAACTCCTGGAGATCAGTGAACCCCTTGTTCCTGGTTCAGCCGTTGCATCATGA